In the genome of Bombyx mori chromosome 13, ASM3026992v2, the window CaccatttattaaaaaaaaccctttatTGTAGAAATAATACTGTCGTGTCATAAAGTTATTTTCACATTTTGATTTGTTACATAGTTACGTAGtcactatttttaaaaatatgtatatatttatcacTGAGGGGATGACTTCTAGTGTTAAAGCTCCATATCGACAATTCGATTATTAGTAACGCTAATTCATTTGtagatataacaaaaaaaatcggtttaTCATTTTTGAATCTCCACGGAATACCGCGACTTAGCACACAAGACTTTCGAGGTATTGCAAATAAAAACATCTTTATTAATACCTAGTACTGCTATTTGATGTTGAAATTGTGTACTTAGCgtattttactgcttattttcgACATTCAGAAATTCGGACGTGTCGCTTGACATCTGATGGCAGGAAATATGGATTGATTGTTAATATTGGGCTAAGTGGGCCTTAGTTATCGATATAAAAAATGAGATCTCacttttagatttaaaaaaatcctgtAGCAACATACGTAATGGCATTGGAAATTGACACACTATACGAATGGATAGCCCAATATGTGAGTGTTAAACTGTTACTGGATTCGTaggaatcattaaaaaaaattaattgtgcATTCCCAAAGCAAAACATTGTaagtatatacctacattactACAAACGAAATGCAGTTCTTTTGAAATCACATTTGTGAAAGATTTCCGTATAAAGGCATTTAAAACATGTCTGTAATGGAAACTTTGGCATGTAGTGCTGATTTACCACAACTAGCTCTTTTGAaaagtaattacaaaaatatatacttggCTGCTATATCATTTATTAGAGCTGAATTCTCACCATGCACCAAAACGTACAAATAATCCGCTGAATTGTGCCGTACGAAATCGTTGCAATGTTAtgcatttgttataaaattGCGCTGACGTTAATTTATCATGGTGACAAATTCCTAGCGCTCACCGTACTCACCGTAGTGCTTGCTCACTTGCATGTGTATGAtgtcaattaaaataagaaattcgCGATCTTTCAAAAGCCTCACCTCTTTTAAACAAACCTATAATACCTATTAAGTATTAAATGTTTCAAAACATTAAGACTTCGTTGCAGTGTATATTTAAAgtgattgtaatttataacgTTCTATTgttccaataaaataaatttctaagTATTGTTCTACCATCATTTTACATCCTAAGTCACGTGTAGGTACATTGCATTAAATTTAATGCTTATCTTACAGTTTGTCAATACACAACAAACTGAACACGcattttttactaatttatgaTTTAACTCGCGTAAACATATACAATggagattatttttttccaaaatgaaGCTGATGTTAACATAATATAGAAACATACTCAAGGATGTTGTACATACGCTTAATCATCAAATCTATATCTACGCCATATGCCATATACATATAAGTATCCATAGAATATGTCACCTTACTTCGGAGTTCCGCTCTCGGCAGCCATTTGCTTACAAAATTAGAATGTATgactataaatataatttcagaaatattgtattaaaacaaatttgcaATATTTCTCGCTGGCATTTAATTTATACAATTGATGGTCTAACTTAATGATtaggtaatataataatagaactCACCAACTAAAATTCTCAATACAAACGAGCACACGATTTCAGCGCTTATTGTTACGCAGGGTATTCGGCAGTCTTCGCGTTCTCTACGAGATAAATACACGATCAGCGACGTCAGTCAGAAAACAATTTGATTCGTTGAATTTATATTTCCCGCAAAATGTTATCCAATCCTACGGCTAGTGCTagctttattttttgtttatactaTGATATGTATGTAGTTGTGTTGTCATTTCACTACCACTACATGCTGacaatttgaaatgttttcatttttagaAAAGATCATGGTTGTGCCAATCTCAACGTTATTCCGAGTAAATAAGTTCATATTGACTGCGTGTTTTTGGTTCGAGTCGCATAAGAGTGAATGAAGGAACGAACAAAACATTCgtctaaaacaaattaatgaaaTTCACTCGTTCACTTCATTTTATTATGGCGAAGTGCTAGATCGGTACGAGAAAGTACCAAGTCAAAATTAAGAACCAAAATTAATATATCTTGTTGTAGAAAAAAAGATTCAAGAATCTTTTCCTATGTTGTAAATCTAGATTCACAGTATCAGAACGAAAATTACCGAATATTGCATCGTTTCAACTGTTAGTGTTATAGACGTTTTCATGCACAAGTGCTGTGGATTAAAAGTAACCGACAGATTGGGCATTCGGCTTGTTAAAAGCATCTCAATATCGAATAGTTgtcatgtttttaattgatttcgaGTGTAAAAACAAACTGTGTTGTCATAAATCATAACCTCAATTGTGAGTCCTTTGTGAATACGTTGGACAATTTTCCGTCGCCTGGTGCGGTGTGTAATACGcaagtttaatttattaatcataTATGATTCAACGGGAGTATCAAATGAACAACGGGTTTAGTACAGGAGAAGAAGATTCTAGAGGTAATTCTGACCAAATATGTTGCCTTGTGGATGACGGCGACCGCTGCAGACGACCAGCGGGCAACGCTTCGTACAGCAAGCGTATACAGAAAACTGTGGCGCTAAGGAGGCTCAAACTTAATATAGACGGTCAGGTATGTTTATTTACTGCTGATTTTCACAAttacattcattatttttttagaaagcATAAACTAAAATCTATAATGCAAGTTTTAGATAGTTTTTTTAGTGATTGATTTTTAAAGATCTCcattaatttgaataaaaaaaatgtagacaaaaaaaaacaaaattattacatatCATCATTCAGCTCCATACACTAactaaatacaatattacaGGCAAGACACACATACATTTGTGATTATCACAAAACAATGATCCAGTGTGCCAGAACAAAACAGAGAAGAACAAAAGACTCAGAAGATGATAGTAATGAAGCAGAAAATGATGCTCCAGAAGTGGACTGGTTCCAATTACAGGTTAATACCTTGAGGAGGTACAAAAGACACTACAAGGTGCCAACAAGGCCAGGACTGAACAAGGCACAGTTGGCTGATGTAAGTTATAACTATGTTTTCCTCAGTAAAAATAGTTGTAAGTCTaaatgtcttaattttttttttaatatccatagctaactttattttatttactttatcaaAACTTACAATACTATCTAAATATGTGCTAATtttcacaaattaataataattcgtattttaaatcattaattaagaaaaggtaattttaatactatttcACTACAAGCCAGACTAATTGTAAAGATATTGTGGCTAATTTTGTATCATTCTCTATGATTAGCTCATACATTCTGGCCTTA includes:
- the LOC101741109 gene encoding histone deacetylase complex subunit SAP30 homolog, yielding MIQREYQMNNGFSTGEEDSRGNSDQICCLVDDGDRCRRPAGNASYSKRIQKTVALRRLKLNIDGQARHTYICDYHKTMIQCARTKQRRTKDSEDDSNEAENDAPEVDWFQLQVNTLRRYKRHYKVPTRPGLNKAQLADAVQKHFKSLPVNEREIMTYFIYMVKTNGNKLDQKNGMNNSDSV